The Chloracidobacterium sp. genome contains the following window.
TGATTGGAGGCCATTGAAGACCATATGTAGCACAATGCACGGCCAAAGATTTTTTGACCGCACCCGCAGTCCTGTTAGTGTCACGCTAAGTAGTGTGAGTAGAAAAATCGTCGAATAACTCGGATAGTACTGAGGCACGTGAACCAGCGCAAACATTAGCGTGACGACCAAAAACGCGATCGGCACACCCGCCGCGCGCTGGATCGCGGAATAGAGCAATCCGCGGTAAACAACTTCTTCGACGATCGGGGCTGTAAAGGTCGCCATAAAGACTACGAGATACACGGTGGCACGCGAGCTACGCAAAATTCGGATCAGGTCGTTTTCCTGCTCGGGTACATAATGTCCGACTATCGATGCGATCGTCAGAAATCCCGCTAAAATTGCAACGTAGTGCCACCACCGAACTCCGCCT
Protein-coding sequences here:
- a CDS encoding CPBP family intramembrane metalloprotease; the encoded protein is MILIIVLPGITLLPYLLTLDPPITDNTAMVEFAQTDKTAIFLQVLAIIPAHLLTLLFAWIVITKGRKFSFRQTLGWESGGVRWWHYVAILAGFLTIASIVGHYVPEQENDLIRILRSSRATVYLVVFMATFTAPIVEEVVYRGLLYSAIQRAAGVPIAFLVVTLMFALVHVPQYYPSYSTIFLLTLLSVTLTGLRVRSKNLWPCIVLHMVFNGLQSVMILIETNTANPPSIDPSGIFFWLIK